A genomic window from Triticum urartu cultivar G1812 chromosome 7, Tu2.1, whole genome shotgun sequence includes:
- the LOC125520989 gene encoding cyanidin 3-O-rutinoside 5-O-glucosyltransferase-like — MAPQHFLVVAFPGQGHINPARALAERLARATPGARVTLSASVSAHRRMFPSLASPDDEVHDGAISYVPYSDGYDHGFSLFAGDGDEAQRYVEAFGRVGRETFAAVLDRLAARGRPVTCVVYAMLMWWAAEVARERGVPRALYWIQPATMLAVYYHYFHGYERLVTEHAAEPGFTVSMPGPPPPMAIRDLPSFFTNLTDRRLVAAFGDIRRTFQQLDLDVDSSSSAGGSRQPMVLVNTVEELETMALASVPGLDVFPVGPAVVSLFTEGESGTSGTAAAVGDLFEHDENGYMEWLDTKPARSVVYVSFGSMAAVSKRQKDELKRGLAASGRPYLWVVRNNNRGDGFDDAGDERGMVVGWCDQVRVLSHPAVGCFVTHCGWNSTLETVACGAPVVAVPQWSDQDTNARLVVQWGIGVRAATDVDRVLDAEELARCLELIMGDREEGAAIRASSAAWKAKLQQAIAAGGSSGLNLRTFLDQFANDA; from the coding sequence ATGGCGCCGCAGCACTTCCTGGTCGTCGCGTTCCCGGGCCAGGGCCACATCAACCCGGCGCGGGCTCTGGCGGAGCGCCTCGCGCGGGCCACGCCGGGCGCGCGGGTCACGCTCTCGGCCTCTGTGTCCGCGCACAGGCGCATGTTCCCCTCGCTGGCGTCCCCCGACGACGAGGTCCACGACGGCGCCATCTCCTACGTCCCGTACTCGGACGGCTACGACCACGGCTTCAGCCTCTTCGCCGGCGACGGGGACGAGGCGCAGAGGTACGTGGAGGCGTTCGGCCGCGTCGGCCGCGAGACCTTCGCGGCGGTGCTGGACCGCCTCGCGGCGCGGGGCCGGCCCGTCACGTGCGTGGTCTACGCCATGCTCATGTGGTGGGCCGCGGAGGTCGCCCGTGAGCGCGGCGTACCCCGAGCGCTCTACTGGATCCAGCCGGCCACCATGCTGGCCGTCTACTACCACTACTTCCATGGGTACGAGCGGCTCGTGACGGAGCATGCTGCTGAGCCGGGGTTCACGGTGTCCATGCCGGGGCCCCCCCCGCCGATGGCGATCCGGGACCTCCCGAGCTTCTTCACCAATCTTACGGACAGAAGGTTAGTTGCGGCGTTCGGGGACATCCGCAGGACGTTCCAGCAGCTGGACCTGGACGTCGACAGTAGCAGCAGCGCTGGAGGAAGCAGGCAGCCCATGGTGCTCGTGAACACCGTCGAAGAATTAGAGACCATGGCTCTCGCGTCCGTTCCTGGACTGGACGTGTTCCCCGTCGGGCCAGCCGTGGTGTCGCTCTTCACCGAGGGCGAGAGCGGCACGAGTGGCACCGCCGCCGCAGTAGGAGATCTCTTTGAGCACGACGAAAATGGTTACATGGAGTGGCTGGACACGAAGCCAGCACGGTCGGTGGTGTACGTGTCGTTCGGGAGCATGGCGGCGGTGAGCAAGCGACAGAAGGACGAGCTGAAGCGAGGCCTCGCAGCTAGCGGCCGACCGTACCTGTGGGTGGTGCGGAACAACAACAGAGGCGACGGCTttgacgacgccggcgacgagcggGGCATGGTGGTTGGGTGGTGCGACCAGGTGCGGGTGCTGTCGCATCCGGCCGTCGGGTGCTTCGTGACGCACTGCGGCTGGAACTCCACGCTGGAGACCGTGGCGTGCGGCGCGCCGGTGGTCGCCGTGCCACAGTGGTCCGACCAGGACACGAACGCGCGCCTGGTCGTCCAGTGGGGCATCGGCGTGCGCGCCGCGACCGACGTTGACAGGGTTCTGGACGCGGAGGAGCTGGCGAGGTGCCTGGAACTGATCATGGGTGACAGGGAGGAGGGTGCCGCCATACGAGCGAGCTCGGCGGCGTGGAAGGCGAAGTTGCAGCAAGCGATCGCG